A portion of the Pan troglodytes isolate AG18354 chromosome 10, NHGRI_mPanTro3-v2.0_pri, whole genome shotgun sequence genome contains these proteins:
- the OGFOD2 gene encoding 2-oxoglutarate and iron-dependent oxygenase domain-containing protein 2 isoform X5, giving the protein MPKGRPNTMNNYGVLLHELGLDEPLMTPLRERFLQPLMALLYPDCGGGRLDSHRAFVVKYAPGQDLELGCHYDNAELTLNVALGKVFTGGALYFGGLFQAPTALTEPLEVEHVVGQGVLHRGGQLHGARPLGTGERWNLVVWLRASAVRNSLCPMCCREPDLVDDEGFGDGFTREEPATVDVCALT; this is encoded by the exons ATGCCTAAGGGGAGGCCCAACACCATGAACAACTACGGG GTGCTGCTGCACGAGCTCGGGCTGGACGAGCCGCTGATGACACCACTGCGGGAGCGCTTCCTGCAGCCGCTGATGGCCCTGCTGTACCCTGACTGTGGCGGGGGCCGGCTCGACAGCCACCGGGCCTTTGTGGTCAAATACGCGCCGGGCCAGGACCTGGAGCTGGGCTGCCACTATGATAATGCTGAGCTTACCCTcaatgtggccttgggcaaggtcTTCACGGGGGGCGCCCTGTATTTTGGGGGCCTCTTCCAG GCACCCACAGCCCTGACGGAGCCCCTGGAGGTGGAGCACGTGGTGGGCCAGGGTGTCCTCCACCGTGGCGGCCAGCTGCATGGAGCCCGGCCCTTGGGCACTGGTGAGCGTTGGAACCTTGTCGTCTGGCTCCGAGCCTCTGCTGTGCGCAACAGCCTCTGTCCCATGTGCTGCCGTGAGCCCGACCTGGTGGACGATGAGGGCTTCGGTGATGGCTTCACCCGAGAGGAGCCCGCCACGGTGGATGTATGTGCGCTCACCTGA
- the OGFOD2 gene encoding 2-oxoglutarate and iron-dependent oxygenase domain-containing protein 2 isoform X2, whose translation MATVGAPRRFCRCACFCTDNLYVARYGLHVRFRGEQQLRRDYGPLEQEVERRRRLGQESAARKALIASSYHPARPEVYDSLQDAALAPEFLAVTEYSVSPGADLKGLLQRLETVSEEKRIYRVPVFTAPFCQALLEELEHFEQSDMPKGRPNTMNNYGVLLHELGLDEPLMTPLRERFLQPLMALLYPDCGGGRLDSHRAFVVKYAPGQDLELGCHYDNAELTLNVALGKVFTGGALYFGGLFQAPTALTEPLEVEHVVGQGVLHRGGQLHGARPLGTGERWNLVVWLRASAVRNSLCPMCCREPDLVDDEGFGDGFTREEPATVDVCALT comes from the exons ATGGCGACGGTGGGGGCTCCGCGGCGCTTCTGCCGCTGCGCCTGCTTCTGCACCGATAACTTGTACGTGGCGCGCTATGGGCTGCACGTGCGCTTTCGAGGCGAGCAGCAGCTGCGCCGGGACTACGGCCCG CTTGAGCAGGAGGtggagcggcggcggcggctggggCAGGAGTCAGCAGCTAGGAAAGCCCTCATCGCGAGTTCCTACCACCCGGCACGGCCTGAGGTCTACGACTCACTGCAG GATGCAGCTCTGGCTCCCGAGTTCCTGGCCGTGACTGAGTACAGCGTGTCCCCAGGCGCAGACCTCAAGGGCCTTCTCCAGCGGCTGGAGACAGTATCGG AGGAGAAGCGCATCTACCGGGTGCCTGTGTTCACAGCGCCCTTCTGCCAGGCCCTGCTGGAAGAGCTGGAGCACTTCGAGCAGTCGGACATGCCTAAGGGGAGGCCCAACACCATGAACAACTACGGG GTGCTGCTGCACGAGCTCGGGCTGGACGAGCCGCTGATGACACCACTGCGGGAGCGCTTCCTGCAGCCGCTGATGGCCCTGCTGTACCCTGACTGTGGCGGGGGCCGGCTCGACAGCCACCGGGCCTTTGTGGTCAAATACGCGCCGGGCCAGGACCTGGAGCTGGGCTGCCACTATGATAATGCTGAGCTTACCCTcaatgtggccttgggcaaggtcTTCACGGGGGGCGCCCTGTATTTTGGGGGCCTCTTCCAG GCACCCACAGCCCTGACGGAGCCCCTGGAGGTGGAGCACGTGGTGGGCCAGGGTGTCCTCCACCGTGGCGGCCAGCTGCATGGAGCCCGGCCCTTGGGCACTGGTGAGCGTTGGAACCTTGTCGTCTGGCTCCGAGCCTCTGCTGTGCGCAACAGCCTCTGTCCCATGTGCTGCCGTGAGCCCGACCTGGTGGACGATGAGGGCTTCGGTGATGGCTTCACCCGAGAGGAGCCCGCCACGGTGGATGTATGTGCGCTCACCTGA
- the OGFOD2 gene encoding 2-oxoglutarate and iron-dependent oxygenase domain-containing protein 2 isoform X1: MATVGAPRRFCRCACFCTDNLYVARYGLHVRFRGEQQLRRDYGPILRSRGCVSAKDFQQLLAELEQEVERRRRLGQESAARKALIASSYHPARPEVYDSLQDAALAPEFLAVTEYSVSPGADLKGLLQRLETVSEEKRIYRVPVFTAPFCQALLEELEHFEQSDMPKGRPNTMNNYGVLLHELGLDEPLMTPLRERFLQPLMALLYPDCGGGRLDSHRAFVVKYAPGQDLELGCHYDNAELTLNVALGKVFTGGALYFGGLFQAPTALTEPLEVEHVVGQGVLHRGGQLHGARPLGTGERWNLVVWLRASAVRNSLCPMCCREPDLVDDEGFGDGFTREEPATVDVCALT; the protein is encoded by the exons ATGGCGACGGTGGGGGCTCCGCGGCGCTTCTGCCGCTGCGCCTGCTTCTGCACCGATAACTTGTACGTGGCGCGCTATGGGCTGCACGTGCGCTTTCGAGGCGAGCAGCAGCTGCGCCGGGACTACGGCCCG ATCCTGCGCAGCCGAGGCTGTGTTAGCGCCAAGGACTTCCAGCAGCTGTTAGCAGAG CTTGAGCAGGAGGtggagcggcggcggcggctggggCAGGAGTCAGCAGCTAGGAAAGCCCTCATCGCGAGTTCCTACCACCCGGCACGGCCTGAGGTCTACGACTCACTGCAG GATGCAGCTCTGGCTCCCGAGTTCCTGGCCGTGACTGAGTACAGCGTGTCCCCAGGCGCAGACCTCAAGGGCCTTCTCCAGCGGCTGGAGACAGTATCGG AGGAGAAGCGCATCTACCGGGTGCCTGTGTTCACAGCGCCCTTCTGCCAGGCCCTGCTGGAAGAGCTGGAGCACTTCGAGCAGTCGGACATGCCTAAGGGGAGGCCCAACACCATGAACAACTACGGG GTGCTGCTGCACGAGCTCGGGCTGGACGAGCCGCTGATGACACCACTGCGGGAGCGCTTCCTGCAGCCGCTGATGGCCCTGCTGTACCCTGACTGTGGCGGGGGCCGGCTCGACAGCCACCGGGCCTTTGTGGTCAAATACGCGCCGGGCCAGGACCTGGAGCTGGGCTGCCACTATGATAATGCTGAGCTTACCCTcaatgtggccttgggcaaggtcTTCACGGGGGGCGCCCTGTATTTTGGGGGCCTCTTCCAG GCACCCACAGCCCTGACGGAGCCCCTGGAGGTGGAGCACGTGGTGGGCCAGGGTGTCCTCCACCGTGGCGGCCAGCTGCATGGAGCCCGGCCCTTGGGCACTGGTGAGCGTTGGAACCTTGTCGTCTGGCTCCGAGCCTCTGCTGTGCGCAACAGCCTCTGTCCCATGTGCTGCCGTGAGCCCGACCTGGTGGACGATGAGGGCTTCGGTGATGGCTTCACCCGAGAGGAGCCCGCCACGGTGGATGTATGTGCGCTCACCTGA
- the OGFOD2 gene encoding 2-oxoglutarate and iron-dependent oxygenase domain-containing protein 2 isoform X3 gives MWAQMVELEQEVERRRRLGQESAARKALIASSYHPARPEVYDSLQDAALAPEFLAVTEYSVSPGADLKGLLQRLETVSEEKRIYRVPVFTAPFCQALLEELEHFEQSDMPKGRPNTMNNYGVLLHELGLDEPLMTPLRERFLQPLMALLYPDCGGGRLDSHRAFVVKYAPGQDLELGCHYDNAELTLNVALGKVFTGGALYFGGLFQAPTALTEPLEVEHVVGQGVLHRGGQLHGARPLGTGERWNLVVWLRASAVRNSLCPMCCREPDLVDDEGFGDGFTREEPATVDVCALT, from the exons ATGTGGGCCCAGATGGTTGAG CTTGAGCAGGAGGtggagcggcggcggcggctggggCAGGAGTCAGCAGCTAGGAAAGCCCTCATCGCGAGTTCCTACCACCCGGCACGGCCTGAGGTCTACGACTCACTGCAG GATGCAGCTCTGGCTCCCGAGTTCCTGGCCGTGACTGAGTACAGCGTGTCCCCAGGCGCAGACCTCAAGGGCCTTCTCCAGCGGCTGGAGACAGTATCGG AGGAGAAGCGCATCTACCGGGTGCCTGTGTTCACAGCGCCCTTCTGCCAGGCCCTGCTGGAAGAGCTGGAGCACTTCGAGCAGTCGGACATGCCTAAGGGGAGGCCCAACACCATGAACAACTACGGG GTGCTGCTGCACGAGCTCGGGCTGGACGAGCCGCTGATGACACCACTGCGGGAGCGCTTCCTGCAGCCGCTGATGGCCCTGCTGTACCCTGACTGTGGCGGGGGCCGGCTCGACAGCCACCGGGCCTTTGTGGTCAAATACGCGCCGGGCCAGGACCTGGAGCTGGGCTGCCACTATGATAATGCTGAGCTTACCCTcaatgtggccttgggcaaggtcTTCACGGGGGGCGCCCTGTATTTTGGGGGCCTCTTCCAG GCACCCACAGCCCTGACGGAGCCCCTGGAGGTGGAGCACGTGGTGGGCCAGGGTGTCCTCCACCGTGGCGGCCAGCTGCATGGAGCCCGGCCCTTGGGCACTGGTGAGCGTTGGAACCTTGTCGTCTGGCTCCGAGCCTCTGCTGTGCGCAACAGCCTCTGTCCCATGTGCTGCCGTGAGCCCGACCTGGTGGACGATGAGGGCTTCGGTGATGGCTTCACCCGAGAGGAGCCCGCCACGGTGGATGTATGTGCGCTCACCTGA
- the OGFOD2 gene encoding 2-oxoglutarate and iron-dependent oxygenase domain-containing protein 2 isoform X4: MKGEEKRIYRVPVFTAPFCQALLEELEHFEQSDMPKGRPNTMNNYGVLLHELGLDEPLMTPLRERFLQPLMALLYPDCGGGRLDSHRAFVVKYAPGQDLELGCHYDNAELTLNVALGKVFTGGALYFGGLFQAPTALTEPLEVEHVVGQGVLHRGGQLHGARPLGTGERWNLVVWLRASAVRNSLCPMCCREPDLVDDEGFGDGFTREEPATVDVCALT; encoded by the exons ATGAAAGGAG AGGAGAAGCGCATCTACCGGGTGCCTGTGTTCACAGCGCCCTTCTGCCAGGCCCTGCTGGAAGAGCTGGAGCACTTCGAGCAGTCGGACATGCCTAAGGGGAGGCCCAACACCATGAACAACTACGGG GTGCTGCTGCACGAGCTCGGGCTGGACGAGCCGCTGATGACACCACTGCGGGAGCGCTTCCTGCAGCCGCTGATGGCCCTGCTGTACCCTGACTGTGGCGGGGGCCGGCTCGACAGCCACCGGGCCTTTGTGGTCAAATACGCGCCGGGCCAGGACCTGGAGCTGGGCTGCCACTATGATAATGCTGAGCTTACCCTcaatgtggccttgggcaaggtcTTCACGGGGGGCGCCCTGTATTTTGGGGGCCTCTTCCAG GCACCCACAGCCCTGACGGAGCCCCTGGAGGTGGAGCACGTGGTGGGCCAGGGTGTCCTCCACCGTGGCGGCCAGCTGCATGGAGCCCGGCCCTTGGGCACTGGTGAGCGTTGGAACCTTGTCGTCTGGCTCCGAGCCTCTGCTGTGCGCAACAGCCTCTGTCCCATGTGCTGCCGTGAGCCCGACCTGGTGGACGATGAGGGCTTCGGTGATGGCTTCACCCGAGAGGAGCCCGCCACGGTGGATGTATGTGCGCTCACCTGA